The Thalassotalea psychrophila genome window below encodes:
- a CDS encoding OmpW/AlkL family protein, translating into MKKNLISLALVSLLASNAVVAASYEAGDFVIRGGVTMVSPDEGKSAVLLGGADSTMSISVDDNTQLGLNFVYFFDSNWAVEVLAATPFTHEVTIHDPNAVLGVDGATLGEVSHLPPTVSALYYFETGTNLKPYVGAGLNYTIFFDEEFKSGPESLGLSDLELDGSFGFALQVGADYQLNEKWHINASARYIDIGTDATFDVGGDSIGKAEVDVDPMVFSVMLGYKF; encoded by the coding sequence ATGAAAAAGAATTTAATTAGTTTAGCACTCGTATCTTTATTAGCTAGTAACGCAGTAGTAGCGGCATCTTACGAAGCAGGAGACTTTGTGATCCGTGGTGGTGTAACCATGGTTAGCCCTGACGAAGGTAAGTCAGCTGTATTATTAGGAGGTGCTGATTCAACCATGTCAATCAGTGTAGATGATAACACTCAATTAGGCCTTAATTTCGTATATTTTTTTGATAGTAACTGGGCTGTTGAGGTTTTAGCTGCAACACCATTTACTCATGAAGTAACTATTCATGATCCTAATGCTGTTTTAGGTGTAGATGGCGCTACTTTAGGCGAAGTATCTCATTTGCCTCCTACTGTAAGTGCGCTTTATTACTTTGAAACCGGTACAAACTTAAAACCATATGTTGGTGCTGGTCTTAACTACACTATTTTCTTCGATGAAGAATTTAAGTCAGGCCCAGAAAGCCTTGGTTTAAGTGATCTTGAATTAGATGGTTCTTTCGGCTTTGCATTACAAGTTGGTGCAGATTACCAACTAAACGAAAAATGGCATATTAATGCATCAGCGCGTTACATTGATATTGGCACTGACGCTACTTTCGATGTTGGCGGTGACAGTATTGGTAAAGCTGAAGTTGATGTTGATCCAATGGTGTTTTCTGTAATGCTGGGTTATAAGTTTTAA
- the aroE gene encoding shikimate dehydrogenase — translation MDKFLVYGNPIAQSKSPIIHQMFAQQTKQAIHYDKCLSTSAEFEESVNKFILAGGKGANVTAPFKEQAMQMCDQLTERAKAAGAVNTLIFSERTIKGDNTDGVGLVNDLKNHQVQLTNKTILLMGAGGAARGVILPLLAENPKQIVIVNRTTEKAEQLAARFTDQKITAISYAETAKATFDVVINATSASLSANLPDLSSTCITTNTVCYDMVYGAKLSPFLNWCKKHKARLVIDGLGMLVGQAAESFYIWRNVRPQQTQVLAKLRSQLQGADK, via the coding sequence ATGGATAAATTTCTAGTTTATGGCAACCCAATTGCCCAATCCAAATCCCCAATCATTCATCAAATGTTTGCTCAGCAAACTAAGCAAGCCATTCATTATGATAAGTGTTTATCAACTAGCGCGGAGTTTGAAGAAAGCGTTAATAAGTTTATTCTCGCTGGAGGAAAGGGGGCCAATGTTACAGCTCCATTTAAAGAGCAAGCAATGCAGATGTGTGATCAACTCACCGAACGCGCCAAAGCAGCAGGTGCTGTTAATACTCTGATTTTTAGTGAAAGAACTATCAAAGGCGATAACACAGATGGTGTTGGCTTAGTAAATGATTTAAAAAATCATCAAGTTCAACTTACCAATAAAACCATACTATTAATGGGAGCCGGTGGTGCTGCTCGTGGCGTTATTCTTCCCTTATTAGCTGAAAATCCCAAGCAGATAGTTATTGTAAATAGAACAACAGAGAAAGCAGAACAACTTGCTGCTCGTTTTACCGATCAAAAAATAACTGCAATTAGCTATGCAGAAACTGCCAAAGCAACGTTTGATGTTGTCATAAATGCAACTTCAGCAAGCTTATCGGCAAATTTACCTGATTTAAGTTCTACATGTATTACTACTAACACTGTTTGCTATGACATGGTTTACGGTGCCAAATTAAGCCCTTTCTTAAACTGGTGCAAAAAGCATAAGGCCCGTTTAGTGATTGATGGTTTAGGTATGCTAGTAGGGCAAGCGGCAGAAAGCTTTTATATTTGGCGAAATGTAAGGCCACAACAAACTCAGGTGTTAGCTAAGTTAAGAAGTCAATTACAAGGCGCCGATAAATGA
- a CDS encoding gamma carbonic anhydrase family protein, with the protein MTVSSLRPYRGIYPKLSEKVYIDPSSVLIGDITLAVNVSIWPLVVARGDVNHITIGANSNIQDGSVLHVTRKTPKFPDGYPLVIGEEVTVGHKVMLHGCTLGDRILVGMGAIIMDGAIVGDDCIIGAGSLVPPNKTLDPGFLYVGNPAKQKRPLTDDEFTFLRETNANYVRLKDEYIAELNQ; encoded by the coding sequence ATGACAGTTTCTTCCCTTAGACCCTATAGAGGTATATACCCTAAATTATCTGAAAAAGTATATATCGATCCGAGTAGTGTATTAATTGGTGATATAACTTTAGCTGTCAACGTCAGTATCTGGCCTTTAGTGGTAGCACGCGGTGATGTTAATCATATAACTATCGGCGCAAATAGTAACATTCAAGATGGTAGTGTATTGCATGTCACTCGCAAAACCCCGAAATTTCCTGACGGCTATCCCTTAGTTATTGGTGAAGAAGTTACCGTAGGTCATAAAGTAATGCTGCATGGTTGTACTTTGGGCGATCGTATATTGGTAGGCATGGGGGCCATTATAATGGACGGTGCGATTGTAGGTGATGATTGTATTATAGGAGCAGGTTCTCTAGTACCACCAAATAAGACATTAGATCCTGGATTTCTGTATGTTGGTAATCCGGCAAAACAAAAGCGCCCTCTCACTGATGACGAGTTCACTTTCTTAAGAGAAACTAATGCTAATTACGTACGTTTAAAAGATGAGTATATTGCAGAACTAAATCAATAG
- the yihI gene encoding Der GTPase-activating protein YihI yields MSRTKKSRKPGRARSISEPNKNIIEEKEPRTRKTSGNKAGTRQQVAFVKTSQPDDVKDKDPRIGSKKPIDLGVASTPVKQTKPKTKAVQQPIAAIKDVEVDNTEIEALEKELFAIEDNEELQILAARAEAGEELTEQEAQTLSASFDRYEELLAALGIETEDDDEEYEDEDSEDKLWDKLDETDFSEFKE; encoded by the coding sequence ATGAGCAGAACTAAAAAATCTCGCAAGCCAGGTCGCGCTAGAAGTATAAGCGAACCAAACAAGAATATTATCGAAGAGAAAGAGCCAAGAACGCGTAAAACCTCGGGCAACAAAGCAGGAACACGTCAACAAGTCGCTTTTGTTAAAACTAGCCAACCAGATGATGTGAAGGATAAAGATCCACGTATTGGCAGTAAAAAACCTATTGATCTTGGTGTAGCCTCTACGCCAGTTAAACAAACTAAGCCTAAAACCAAAGCTGTTCAGCAACCAATTGCAGCTATCAAAGACGTTGAAGTTGATAACACTGAAATAGAAGCATTAGAAAAAGAATTATTTGCTATTGAAGACAATGAAGAATTGCAAATATTAGCCGCTAGAGCGGAAGCTGGTGAAGAATTAACGGAACAAGAGGCACAAACCTTATCTGCTAGTTTTGATCGCTACGAAGAGCTTTTAGCTGCTTTGGGCATAGAAACAGAAGATGATGATGAAGAATATGAAGACGAAGATTCTGAAGATAAACTTTGGGATAAATTAGACGAAACTGATTTTTCTGAGTTTAAAGAGTAA
- a CDS encoding DUF2489 domain-containing protein, with translation MSVSAILLLIFASLVLLALASYAAFLMFKLRSQTLNTKLIEADHKQKQIIRDLKAVDSIVLITKAISEKQCEISEGCWRLSVLMESLPQYSEELKSKFPAIFKLYSQISHMPILDARKQLSKKDRLALDLERMGIEQELEPAVYTDVADLLPYVKSLQKELNQQKK, from the coding sequence GTGTCTGTTAGTGCCATATTATTGCTGATTTTTGCTTCTTTAGTGCTTTTAGCTTTAGCGAGTTATGCTGCGTTTTTAATGTTTAAATTACGCAGTCAAACGTTAAATACCAAGCTAATTGAGGCAGATCACAAGCAAAAACAAATTATCCGGGATTTGAAAGCTGTTGACTCTATAGTTCTGATAACAAAGGCTATTTCTGAAAAACAATGTGAAATATCTGAAGGCTGTTGGCGTCTCTCTGTATTGATGGAATCATTACCTCAATACAGTGAAGAGTTAAAATCAAAATTTCCTGCTATATTTAAGTTATACAGCCAAATTAGTCATATGCCGATCCTTGATGCGCGCAAACAACTATCAAAGAAAGATAGGTTAGCGTTAGATCTTGAACGTATGGGAATTGAACAAGAATTAGAGCCTGCTGTATATACCGATGTAGCAGATTTACTACCCTATGTTAAATCACTGCAAAAAGAGCTAAACCAACAAAAAAAATAG
- a CDS encoding TraR/DksA family transcriptional regulator: MSEQLKADFTQRIIALQARVNSIHGDFADGRAADWAEQACERENDEVLNALESEAKIEIQQLSNAITRIEDGSYGVCAQCGDDIAIGRLKVQPAATKCIQCAD, translated from the coding sequence ATGTCTGAACAGCTAAAAGCAGACTTTACTCAACGCATTATTGCCTTACAGGCACGTGTAAATTCAATTCATGGTGATTTTGCCGACGGGCGCGCAGCTGACTGGGCTGAGCAAGCTTGTGAACGTGAAAATGATGAAGTACTTAATGCACTAGAGTCGGAAGCAAAAATTGAAATTCAGCAACTCTCAAATGCAATTACCCGTATAGAAGACGGCTCATATGGAGTTTGTGCCCAATGCGGTGATGACATAGCTATTGGTCGCTTAAAAGTTCAACCTGCAGCGACTAAATGCATTCAATGTGCAGATTAG
- the hemN gene encoding oxygen-independent coproporphyrinogen III oxidase, with translation MLAKYNVSGPRYTSYPTALEFNEEFTDGDLVEAVSNSATNDLSLYVHIPFCHSLCYYCGCNKIVTRHRGKADEYLNYLFKEIDSRAKLFEDHQVKQLHWGGGTPTFLTKTQISRLVNKLKSSFNFTDTAELGIEVDPREIDLDIVDHLYAEGFNRLSIGVQDVDPKVQKAINREQSTEFVTDLIHHAKAIGFNSVNIDLIYGLPHQSPETFANTIAAVKIMDPDRISLFSYAHMPSRFAAQRKIRDEWMPNADQKFAIMQFAIESLIDLGYDFIGMDHFAKPTDELSIAQKAGKLHRNFQGYTTLGDCDLLAMGVSSISAIGQSFSQNSKTLKEYYQAVDEKGHALEKGIVTTKDDVIRATVIKELMCNFSLSKNLIEQQFEINFNEYFAEDLQSLQTFINDDLLTNSVDEIVVAEKGRLLIRNICMSFDAYLKSKIHQQRFSRVI, from the coding sequence TTGTTAGCCAAATATAATGTAAGCGGACCACGTTATACATCGTACCCTACAGCATTAGAGTTTAACGAAGAGTTTACTGATGGTGATTTAGTTGAAGCTGTAAGTAATTCAGCTACAAATGACCTGTCTCTGTATGTCCACATTCCTTTTTGCCATAGCCTTTGTTACTACTGTGGTTGTAATAAAATTGTCACTCGTCATCGTGGAAAAGCAGACGAATACCTTAACTATTTGTTCAAAGAGATCGATTCTCGCGCCAAATTATTTGAAGACCATCAAGTTAAGCAATTACACTGGGGTGGCGGTACACCAACATTTTTAACCAAAACTCAAATTAGTCGATTAGTAAACAAGCTTAAATCATCGTTTAACTTTACCGATACGGCAGAACTAGGAATAGAAGTTGATCCTAGAGAAATTGATTTAGACATAGTAGACCACTTATACGCTGAAGGCTTTAATCGTTTAAGCATTGGTGTTCAAGATGTTGATCCAAAAGTTCAAAAAGCAATAAACAGAGAGCAGAGTACAGAGTTTGTGACGGACTTAATACATCACGCAAAAGCGATTGGTTTTAATTCAGTAAACATTGACTTGATATATGGCCTGCCGCACCAGAGTCCTGAAACGTTCGCTAATACTATTGCTGCGGTAAAAATTATGGATCCAGATAGAATTTCCTTATTTAGTTATGCGCATATGCCAAGTCGTTTTGCCGCACAACGAAAAATAAGAGACGAATGGATGCCTAATGCAGATCAAAAATTTGCCATTATGCAGTTCGCAATAGAATCTTTAATAGATCTTGGTTATGACTTTATTGGAATGGATCACTTTGCCAAACCAACTGATGAATTATCTATAGCGCAAAAAGCAGGTAAACTGCACCGTAATTTCCAAGGTTATACTACATTAGGAGACTGCGATTTACTTGCCATGGGTGTATCTTCTATAAGTGCTATAGGCCAAAGTTTTAGCCAAAATAGTAAAACTTTAAAAGAATATTACCAAGCTGTTGATGAAAAGGGTCATGCACTAGAAAAAGGCATTGTGACTACAAAAGACGATGTGATCAGAGCTACAGTGATTAAAGAACTGATGTGTAACTTTAGCTTGTCAAAAAATCTAATTGAACAGCAATTTGAAATTAACTTTAATGAATACTTTGCTGAAGATTTACAGAGCTTACAGACGTTTATTAATGATGATTTATTAACTAATAGTGTTGATGAAATTGTTGTAGCCGAGAAAGGACGCTTGTTAATTCGTAATATTTGTATGTCTTTTGATGCGTATTTAAAATCAAAAATACATCAGCAACGTTTTTCTCGAGTAATTTAA
- a CDS encoding DUF1285 domain-containing protein, which produces MSLEHISQQLTDLEGKLPPVELWDPPYCGEMPMEIKADGSWFYMGTVINRERLVKLFSTVLKKENDDYFLVTPVEKIKLTVINEPFVITHWHWLDDVSPATIELTTNIGDKLLLDGEHQLEINKDGELKVRVRRNLYASIHRNVFYQWAELAETVKDKKNQHLVINSAGINHILGSI; this is translated from the coding sequence ATGTCACTAGAACACATATCACAACAACTAACTGATCTTGAAGGTAAGTTACCTCCTGTAGAACTATGGGATCCTCCATATTGCGGAGAAATGCCTATGGAAATAAAAGCCGATGGTAGTTGGTTCTATATGGGTACCGTAATTAATAGAGAGCGACTAGTAAAACTATTTTCTACAGTATTAAAAAAGGAAAATGATGATTATTTCTTAGTAACTCCGGTAGAAAAAATTAAACTCACAGTAATCAACGAGCCTTTTGTGATCACTCATTGGCATTGGCTAGATGATGTTAGTCCGGCAACAATCGAATTAACCACTAATATTGGCGATAAGCTATTACTCGACGGTGAGCACCAGCTGGAAATTAATAAAGATGGAGAATTAAAGGTACGAGTAAGAAGAAATCTATATGCTTCGATTCATCGTAATGTATTTTATCAATGGGCTGAGCTAGCTGAAACGGTAAAAGATAAAAAAAACCAGCATCTTGTTATAAACAGTGCTGGCATTAATCACATATTAGGAAGTATTTAA
- a CDS encoding sensor domain-containing diguanylate cyclase, translating into MNIKVFNNLLKIMLLGIICLTTLPSFSAEAQKVLLVDGLEDGTSIKGSIKYLLDEQSSLTAEQVWQKESFFKESNEDNSWLGNIAGSVWNKFIIKNDGNSPIVIHIEYPYHQPSTVVLYQRTLGSEQGFSSTKDSLFESASDRSIAFPRVALPLELQPQQSIEVLLETFSDVASPRFAEFRIWSTKSIVKASNIEHVIFAIVVSFIIISALISFALFNFLKEKFFLWYSLFAISSLPVLGLTTGILNLYVPNLGYHPLGTISMVIMMAAGIQFMRVYSNASYHSIIADKVMHLTLTLVLIALPIAIIGFHELAMQIQQLAIFTFPAAIIAAIYCGSLGEKKITTMVLAKTLFFIILLSTNLQAWGWVSPSYGLVFLPTIGMLAQLICLIWAMYGKATAHYNFGSSEDLDTVSNAYEKAYALQEQVKQQNQMLKAAKEQAEFEARTDMLTQLPNRRAFMNLAKMAIAQANRQEKPLAFIAFDIDNFKLINDQYGHPAGDQTLKEVGDLTRSIIRASDFCGRIGGEEFMIGCHNNTLGDAYNLAERIRKAIENCVIKFDGLEFSTTVSLGLAQVEEDDTLETVIKKADEAMYLSKADGKNKVSHYAA; encoded by the coding sequence TTGAATATTAAAGTTTTCAATAACCTACTAAAAATAATGCTTTTGGGAATTATTTGCCTCACTACTTTGCCTAGTTTTAGCGCTGAAGCACAGAAAGTATTATTAGTCGATGGTTTAGAAGATGGCACTTCGATTAAGGGCTCAATAAAATATTTACTTGATGAACAATCTAGCTTAACCGCTGAACAAGTATGGCAAAAAGAAAGCTTTTTTAAAGAAAGCAATGAAGACAATTCTTGGTTAGGCAACATTGCAGGCTCAGTTTGGAATAAATTCATCATTAAAAATGATGGTAATTCACCAATTGTTATTCATATAGAATATCCATATCATCAACCTTCTACCGTAGTGCTTTATCAACGCACGCTTGGAAGTGAGCAAGGTTTCAGTTCAACCAAAGATAGTCTTTTTGAAAGTGCATCTGATCGCTCAATTGCATTTCCGCGAGTTGCTCTGCCGCTCGAATTACAACCGCAACAAAGTATCGAAGTATTGTTAGAAACATTCAGTGATGTTGCTAGCCCTAGATTTGCAGAATTTAGAATTTGGTCAACTAAATCAATTGTGAAAGCATCTAATATTGAGCACGTAATTTTTGCAATTGTAGTTAGCTTTATTATTATTTCAGCGCTTATCAGTTTTGCTTTATTTAACTTTTTAAAAGAAAAATTCTTTTTGTGGTATAGCTTATTTGCCATAAGTTCTTTACCTGTGCTTGGCTTAACCACAGGCATTTTAAACTTGTATGTGCCAAACCTTGGTTATCACCCTCTTGGTACCATATCAATGGTTATTATGATGGCTGCTGGCATACAGTTTATGCGGGTATACAGTAATGCCTCATACCATTCTATAATTGCCGATAAAGTAATGCATTTAACATTAACGTTAGTGCTAATTGCATTACCCATAGCAATTATTGGTTTTCATGAGTTGGCTATGCAAATCCAACAACTTGCTATTTTCACCTTCCCGGCAGCAATTATTGCAGCTATATATTGTGGCAGTTTAGGTGAGAAAAAAATTACTACTATGGTATTGGCTAAGACTTTATTCTTTATCATTTTGCTAAGCACTAATTTACAAGCTTGGGGCTGGGTGTCTCCTTCTTATGGTTTAGTCTTTTTGCCTACTATAGGTATGCTTGCTCAACTTATTTGTCTTATTTGGGCTATGTATGGCAAAGCAACAGCACATTATAACTTTGGCTCGTCCGAAGATTTAGATACTGTGAGTAATGCTTATGAAAAAGCTTATGCTTTACAAGAGCAGGTTAAACAACAAAATCAAATGCTTAAAGCAGCCAAAGAGCAAGCTGAGTTTGAAGCTAGAACCGATATGCTAACTCAATTACCAAACCGTCGTGCATTTATGAATTTAGCAAAAATGGCTATTGCTCAGGCTAATAGGCAAGAAAAGCCATTAGCGTTTATTGCTTTTGATATTGACAATTTTAAACTGATTAATGACCAATACGGGCACCCTGCAGGGGACCAAACATTAAAAGAAGTAGGCGACCTAACTCGCAGCATAATTCGAGCGAGCGATTTTTGTGGACGAATTGGTGGTGAAGAATTTATGATCGGCTGTCATAATAATACGTTAGGCGATGCCTATAATTTAGCCGAACGTATTAGAAAAGCGATAGAAAATTGTGTAATAAAATTTGATGGTTTAGAGTTTTCTACAACAGTAAGTTTAGGATTAGCACAAGTTGAAGAAGATGATACCTTAGAAACTGTGATCAAAAAGGCTGATGAAGCCATGTATTTATCTAAAGCTGATGGAAAAAACAAAGTATCTCATTACGCAGCCTAA
- a CDS encoding RNA polymerase sigma factor, translating into MDKEVKLSDIFMGYRGRIRQIISRIVKRDDIDDIVQETFIRTYQADLKKEIKYVRSYMLTTAKNLALNHIAKWDNKFNDSLEDFTESPVELNSRPFEENFESKERFLLFCRAIEQLPSSVRKCFVLKKVYGFSQKEIALYLQLSESTVEKHIAKGLLKSVQFMERMDLISGRSTEEKDLSKASKGKKKRVIK; encoded by the coding sequence ATGGACAAAGAAGTGAAACTCTCCGATATATTTATGGGGTATCGCGGGAGAATTCGTCAAATAATCAGTAGAATTGTGAAGCGTGATGATATTGATGATATTGTTCAAGAAACCTTTATACGCACTTATCAGGCCGATCTTAAGAAAGAAATAAAATATGTACGCAGTTACATGTTAACTACTGCCAAGAACCTAGCACTTAATCATATTGCAAAATGGGATAATAAATTTAACGATTCATTAGAGGATTTTACTGAGTCACCTGTTGAATTAAATAGTCGGCCCTTTGAAGAAAATTTCGAAAGTAAAGAAAGGTTTCTATTATTCTGTCGTGCAATTGAGCAATTACCCAGTTCGGTACGTAAGTGTTTTGTCTTAAAGAAAGTTTATGGTTTTAGTCAAAAAGAAATTGCCCTATATTTGCAATTGAGTGAAAGCACCGTTGAAAAGCATATAGCGAAAGGCTTATTAAAAAGTGTGCAATTTATGGAACGAATGGACCTTATTAGTGGTCGAAGCACAGAGGAAAAGGATTTAAGCAAAGCCAGTAAAGGTAAAAAGAAAAGAGTTATTAAGTAA
- a CDS encoding FecR family protein, translating into MSNVSQFYSKEHIQEQACLWISRIDRGLSSKEKLALVTWCQHNNKHYTTLLEMASYWDNLTVLNELSGLFPLGRSQPKSKKLTTLAMAASIMLVSLLSVNTFLDESFIPFLPSHNEYRLTQVQTFSTQVGEQASFTLSDGSHIQLNTNTEVRINYSTRQRQLTLLQGEAQFDVIKDNSRPFTVVAGEKSFTALGTIFNVQKNDEQGLELVVTEGRVLIAKANETIEDIKQSFDQPKTNLLPGILVKSGEKVTIAEYVDAPVKEVSLIQMQRDLAWQQGMLIFEGESLSTALADISRYTNVNFEIIDPQIADLKVAGYFRADDIDGLIASLEINLNITSSKAPNNTILLSSAK; encoded by the coding sequence ATGAGTAATGTCAGTCAGTTTTACAGTAAAGAACATATACAAGAACAAGCCTGTTTGTGGATCAGTCGAATCGATCGCGGTTTATCGTCTAAAGAAAAGCTAGCCCTAGTTACTTGGTGCCAGCACAATAACAAACACTATACTACATTACTTGAAATGGCTTCATATTGGGATAATTTGACCGTGCTCAATGAATTAAGTGGCCTGTTTCCGTTAGGAAGAAGCCAGCCAAAATCAAAAAAATTAACAACTTTAGCGATGGCAGCAAGTATTATGTTGGTCTCATTGCTAAGTGTTAATACATTTTTGGATGAATCGTTTATACCTTTTCTGCCATCGCACAACGAGTACAGGTTAACCCAAGTACAAACCTTTTCTACCCAAGTAGGTGAACAAGCAAGTTTTACTTTATCTGATGGTAGTCATATTCAATTAAATACTAATACTGAAGTTCGAATCAATTACAGCACTAGACAAAGACAGCTTACTTTATTACAAGGTGAGGCGCAGTTTGACGTTATTAAAGATAACAGTAGGCCTTTTACCGTTGTTGCCGGGGAAAAGTCTTTTACTGCTTTAGGAACTATTTTTAATGTTCAAAAGAATGACGAGCAGGGGTTAGAGTTAGTCGTCACTGAAGGGCGAGTACTTATTGCTAAAGCTAATGAAACCATTGAAGATATTAAACAGTCGTTTGATCAGCCCAAAACTAACTTGCTACCTGGTATATTAGTTAAATCGGGTGAAAAAGTGACAATTGCAGAGTATGTTGATGCTCCAGTGAAAGAAGTTTCTTTAATCCAGATGCAACGAGATTTAGCTTGGCAACAAGGAATGCTTATTTTTGAAGGTGAATCTCTATCAACAGCCTTAGCCGATATCAGTCGATACACTAACGTTAACTTTGAAATTATTGATCCACAAATAGCTGATTTAAAAGTCGCGGGTTACTTTAGAGCGGATGATATTGATGGCTTAATAGCTTCATTAGAAATTAACCTCAATATTACTTCTAGCAAAGCGCCTAATAACACCATTTTACTCTCCTCAGCAAAGTAA